From one Triticum urartu cultivar G1812 chromosome 3, Tu2.1, whole genome shotgun sequence genomic stretch:
- the LOC125549254 gene encoding eukaryotic peptide chain release factor subunit 1-2-like, whose translation MISLIVPPRDQVCRVTKLLGDEHGTASNIKRRVNRQSVLAAITSAQQKLKLYNRVPTNGLVLYTGTILTDEGKEKKVSIDFEPFRPVNAFMYLCDNKFHTEALHEMLESDDKFGFIVMDGNGTLFGTLSDNTREVLHKFSVDLPKKHGRGGQSTLRFSRLRVETRHNYVRRTAELATRFFIDPATSQPNVSGLILAGCADLKTELSQSDLFDQRLAAKILKVVTVSHGGEDGFNQAIEISAEVLSNVKFIQEKRLMGKYFEEISQDTGKYVSGVDDTMSALEMGAVETLIVWENLDINRYILKNSATEETVVKHFDEAQEADQSNFKDKATSAVLEVVERTVLLEWFAENYWQFGCALELITNNTEQGSQFCSGYGGIGGILRYRVDLNAYEDPSDEEYDEGFEEQSTETPVNSVREEPAVAWNQNAPRQEAEASTSSSRKN comes from the coding sequence ATGATATCGCTGATCGTGCCACCCCGTGATCAGGTATGTCGAGTCACCAAGCTGTTGGGTGATGAACATGGGACCGCCTCAAACATCAAGAGGAGAGTCAACAGGCAGTCTGTCTTGGCAGCTATTACCTCTGCCCAGCAAAAGTTGAAGCTGTACAATCGAGTTCCCACCAATGGATTGGTGCTTTACACCGGAACCATCCTCACCGATGAGGGGAAAGAAAAGAAGGTCAGCATTGATTTTGAGCCATTCAGGCCAGTTAATGCGTTCATGTATCTCTGTGACAACAAGTTCCACACCGAGGCACTGCATGAGATGCTCGAGTCCGATGATAAGTTTGGCTTCATTGTCATGGACGGTAATGGAACGCTGTTTGGAACCCTGAGTGACAACACTAGGGAGGTTCTACACAAGTTCTCTGTTGATCTCCCAAAGAAGCATGGCCGAGGAGGGCAGTCAACACTTCGCTTTTCCCGCCTGCGCGTGGAGACCCGGCACAACTATGTGCGCAGGACGGCTGAGCTTGCTACTAGATTCTTCATTGACCCTGCCACTAGCCAGCCAAATGTTTCTGGTCTCATTCTAGCTGGTTGCGCTGACCTCAAGACTGAATTGAGTCAATCTGACCTGTTTGATCAGCGCTTGGCAGCCAAGATACTGAAGGTTGTCACTGTCTCTCATGGTGGAGAGGATGGCTTCAACCAGGCCATTGAGATATCTGCTGAAGTCCTTTCCAATGTCAAGTTCATCCAAGAAAAAAGGTTGATGGGAAAGTACTTTGAGGAGATAAGCCAAGACACTGGGAAGTATGTTTCTGGTGTGGATGACACCATGTCTGCCCTTGAAATGGGTGCAGTTGAAACACTGATTGTGTGGGAAAATCTTGATATCAATAGATACATCTTGAAGAATTCTGCTACCGAAGAAACTGTGGTAAAGCACTTCGACGAGGCACAGGAGGCAGATCAGAGCAACTTCAAAGATAAGGCGACATCGGCAGTGTTGGAGGTGGTTGAGAGGACCGTGCTGCTGGAGTGGTTTGCCGAAAACTATTGGCAGTTTGGTTGTGCGCTGGAGCTCATCACGAACAATACGGAGCAAGGATCTCAGTTCTGTTCGGGCTATGGTGGGATAGGAGGGATCCTCCGCTACCGGGTTGACTTGAACGCTTACGAAGACCCATCTGATGAGGAGTATGATGAAGGCTTTGAGGAGCAATCTACTGAAACTCCAGTGAATTCAGTCCGGGAGGAGCCTGCCGTAGCCTGGAACCAGAACGCTCCGCGACAGGAGGCCGAGGCATCTACAAGCTCATCCAGGAAAAATTAA